In Oceanispirochaeta sp. M1, a single genomic region encodes these proteins:
- a CDS encoding response regulator transcription factor has translation MKQKKLNILLLEDNPAQYALLSAYLEKELYGVLHAGCIGEFNRLIEIESPDLILLDLNLPDGDGLQLVNMIRFDLEIPLIIITSRDTMMDRLAGLELGADDYICKPYHPRELLIRIKNLLIIKNKTTSTTTAEMRINDFYFNKEFQSFYDKNRNEIKLTSGEYHIITNLIEAKGRLLSRSQLLENAFNRIEYPTDRTIDVLISRLRKKFASKLGDPEIIETVKGFGYRINKDLIVM, from the coding sequence ATGAAGCAAAAAAAACTCAATATATTGTTGCTTGAAGATAATCCTGCACAATATGCACTACTGTCAGCCTATCTTGAAAAAGAGTTATATGGAGTGTTGCATGCCGGCTGCATTGGGGAATTCAATCGGCTGATCGAAATAGAATCACCAGACCTCATTCTCCTTGATCTTAATCTTCCCGATGGTGATGGACTGCAATTGGTCAATATGATCCGTTTCGATCTTGAGATTCCTCTTATCATTATAACATCACGGGATACAATGATGGATCGTTTGGCCGGTTTGGAACTTGGTGCCGATGATTATATCTGCAAGCCATATCATCCCCGGGAACTGCTGATCAGAATCAAGAATTTACTCATTATAAAAAACAAAACAACATCTACAACAACAGCTGAAATGAGAATTAATGATTTTTACTTTAATAAAGAGTTTCAATCTTTTTATGACAAGAATAGAAATGAGATTAAGCTGACCAGTGGAGAGTATCATATTATTACCAATCTGATAGAAGCAAAAGGTAGATTATTAAGCCGAAGTCAACTTCTGGAAAACGCTTTCAATCGAATAGAATACCCCACAGACAGAACCATTGATGTACTGATTTCCCGATTGAGGAAGAAATTTGCCAGTAAATTGGGAGATCCGGAAATTATTGAAACCGTAAAAGGTTTTGGATACCGAATCAATAAAGACCTGATAGTAATGTAA
- a CDS encoding SUMF1/EgtB/PvdO family nonheme iron enzyme, with the protein MKQNIFGLLLVLSTVLVLTGCPNDTKPLSNNADLSALTVSTGSLSSAFAADTTAYTVSVPNGTSSITVTGVQADTTATLSPNNGMSQDLIAEENPIILTVTAEDGSTQDYIVTVIRFEVDYISINIGTLKYIPTGTFQRDGVSTENTSTVSAFRMSEKEITQFQYKAVTGSTPSNFTGDLSCPVEQVTWYDAVEFCNGLSALEGLDEVYTITDRAPAKGYPITAATVTATWTNTGYRLPTDMEWMWAAMGAASDSIGGDIVNGVNTGGYAKAFAGSDGSNVIGDYAWYDPNSGSKTHPVGTSGKTGNSNELGLYDMSGNVWEWCWERKDTYLTGVETYYKGAATDMDRIIRGGSWNNDTSYCTVAGRYGLYPGNRDNNIGFRVVRP; encoded by the coding sequence ATGAAACAAAATATTTTTGGCCTGCTTTTGGTCTTATCAACAGTACTTGTGTTGACGGGCTGCCCTAATGACACAAAACCCCTGAGCAACAACGCGGACCTGTCCGCCCTGACGGTGAGCACAGGTAGCTTGAGTTCGGCATTTGCAGCCGACACGACGGCCTACACAGTCAGTGTACCCAACGGCACGAGCAGCATTACAGTCACCGGGGTCCAGGCCGATACCACGGCTACCCTGAGCCCCAATAACGGGATGTCTCAGGATCTTATTGCCGAAGAAAACCCCATAATCCTTACTGTAACAGCCGAAGACGGTTCCACACAGGATTATATTGTGACGGTTATCCGGTTTGAAGTCGATTATATCTCAATTAATATTGGTACACTCAAGTATATCCCCACGGGAACCTTCCAGCGGGATGGCGTATCGACGGAGAACACCAGTACGGTGAGTGCCTTCAGGATGAGTGAAAAAGAGATCACCCAGTTCCAGTATAAAGCTGTGACAGGTAGTACTCCCAGTAATTTCACAGGAGACCTCTCCTGTCCTGTTGAGCAAGTGACATGGTATGATGCCGTCGAGTTTTGCAACGGGCTAAGTGCCCTTGAGGGGCTGGATGAGGTGTATACGATTACAGACCGGGCTCCGGCAAAGGGATATCCCATCACCGCTGCTACTGTTACGGCAACCTGGACAAATACCGGTTACCGCCTGCCCACAGATATGGAATGGATGTGGGCGGCCATGGGGGCGGCCAGTGACAGCATAGGTGGAGACATCGTGAATGGAGTAAACACCGGCGGTTATGCCAAAGCTTTTGCCGGTAGTGATGGCAGCAATGTTATTGGTGATTATGCCTGGTATGATCCAAACAGTGGCTCTAAAACACATCCTGTCGGTACGTCAGGAAAGACCGGGAATTCCAATGAACTTGGCCTGTACGATATGAGCGGGAATGTCTGGGAATGGTGCTGGGAAAGGAAGGATACATATCTTACGGGAGTTGAAACTTATTACAAGGGTGCGGCTACGGACATGGATCGCATCATTCGTGGCGGTAGCTGGAACAACGATACTTCTTACTGCACCGTGGCCGGGCGGTACGGCTTATATCCGGGTAATCGGGACAACAATATCGGTTTTCGTGTTGTGCGCCCCTGA
- a CDS encoding SUMF1/EgtB/PvdO family nonheme iron enzyme: MKQKIFGLLLVLSTVLVLTGCPNDTKPLSNNADLSALTVNIGSLSPVFAADTTAYTVSVPNGTSSITVTGIQADHTATLSTNNGVSLDLTVGDNPIILTVTAADGSTQDYVVTVSVTAAGTSADLSALTVSTGSLIPAFAADTTAYTVSVPNGTSSIAVTGVQADTTAVLSANNGVSQDLTEGDNPIILTVTAADGITAKDYVVMVGTDYYSSNIGILMYVPAGTFQRDGVSAENTSTVSAFRMSEKEITRDQFRAIMGAEPSNTTYSNGTTDPVQIVNWYHAIAFCNKLSIAEGLTLAYEVPGVTFSTLTYGNIPTSRDDDWDLASANWTNTGYRLPTEMEWMWAAMGASSDSIGGDIVDGVNTGGHAKAFAGSDGSNAIGDYAWYNSNSGDKSHPAGARVSNELGLDDMSGNVFEWCWDWFGTYPTGDETDYKGATSGTSRVIRGGGWHNNAPNCAVAYRCGYEPNRQIIDVGFRVVRP, translated from the coding sequence ATGAAACAAAAGATTTTTGGCCTGCTTTTGGTCTTATCAACAGTACTTGTGTTGACGGGCTGCCCTAATGACACAAAACCCCTGAGCAACAACGCGGACCTGTCCGCCCTGACGGTGAACATAGGCAGTTTGAGTCCGGTTTTTGCAGCCGACACGACGGCCTACACGGTCAGTGTACCCAACGGCACGAGCAGCATTACAGTTACCGGCATCCAAGCCGATCACACGGCGACCCTGAGTACCAATAATGGTGTGTCCCTGGATCTGACTGTGGGGGATAATCCCATCATCCTTACAGTAACCGCCGCAGACGGTTCCACACAGGATTACGTGGTCACCGTATCAGTGACAGCTGCCGGTACCAGCGCGGACTTGTCCGCCCTGACGGTGAGCACAGGCAGCTTGATTCCGGCATTTGCAGCCGACACGACGGCCTACACGGTCAGTGTACCCAACGGCACGAGCAGCATTGCAGTTACCGGGGTCCAGGCTGATACCACGGCTGTTCTCAGCGCCAATAACGGGGTGTCCCAGGATCTGACTGAGGGGGATAATCCCATCATCCTTACCGTGACAGCAGCAGACGGTATAACGGCCAAAGATTATGTTGTGATGGTTGGTACAGATTATTACTCATCTAACATTGGAATACTTATGTATGTCCCCGCGGGAACCTTCCAGCGGGATGGTGTATCGGCGGAGAACACAAGTACGGTGAGTGCCTTCAGGATGAGTGAAAAAGAGATCACCCGGGATCAGTTCCGGGCAATCATGGGTGCCGAACCAAGTAACACTACATATTCAAATGGAACAACCGATCCGGTGCAAATTGTAAATTGGTATCACGCCATTGCCTTCTGCAACAAGCTCAGTATTGCCGAGGGACTGACCCTTGCGTATGAGGTTCCGGGTGTGACCTTTTCCACGCTGACCTATGGCAATATTCCTACTAGTAGGGATGATGACTGGGATCTCGCCTCAGCAAACTGGACAAATACCGGCTACCGCCTTCCCACAGAAATGGAATGGATGTGGGCGGCCATGGGGGCTAGCAGTGACAGCATAGGTGGAGACATTGTGGATGGAGTAAACACCGGCGGTCATGCCAAAGCTTTTGCCGGTAGTGATGGCAGCAATGCCATTGGGGATTATGCCTGGTATAACAGTAACAGTGGCGATAAATCACATCCTGCAGGTGCCAGGGTTTCTAACGAACTTGGCCTAGACGACATGAGCGGGAATGTCTTTGAATGGTGCTGGGACTGGTTTGGTACATATCCTACGGGAGATGAAACTGATTACAAGGGAGCGACTTCGGGCACGAGCCGCGTCATTCGCGGCGGTGGCTGGCACAACAATGCTCCCAACTGCGCCGTGGCCTATCGTTGCGGCTACGAACCGAATAGACAGATCATCGATGTCGGTTTTCGTGTTGTTCGCCCCTGA
- a CDS encoding ATP-binding protein: MKRTLSVKTAVMAPFIVVFLLTLLVMGLILHNNYRWFSKEQGERIVSALMDSSQQKFHAMLHDPLTFNQLYTETIAQQKLFGSEKIEQVEEYTIRICNIILNDFPQISVVAFGNEQGNYTGIRLDHKNRILNLMLQDSRTDGTLRIYEGESTYSAILAEYEDYDPRVRPWYVPAKDLGRALWTEIYVNYDERMEATISSSLPVFNSSGQLEGVSIIDVKLEGISTFLLDQQKKAGGAFYITDARGQIVAHSDETPVVIPINTQPPSGEWHLAIDSRNEIIRETAEYLAAQPESREKTFEFEIQGRPYVGLQREMEEPAGHQWKMVIALPQSTYVETIQQQLTTSFAMIILVILFGLASGFFMMREVTRPIIQSAAAAHKFQLGTVGPELEDIGSSRFRETSELLESFSAMKSRLAKAFRETKNAEDELQRINRIQSLILDNSAVGIAFVRDRIFEWVNPRLSEMLGLPPDQVKGASTRIIYNSDEEFESRGREVYTALSKGSRYEFEINIHRRDGSEFDGRVVGRAVDSTHTQEGFIWIFEDITHRKQSEKEKLLLESQLRQAQKMEAIGQLAGGVAHDFNNILTALIGYGNLLEEELDRDSPEQAYAQEILAASERAAGLTKNLLAFSRKQVMELKLLNVNAMVTGMEKMLRWLITEDIELVTVSADRDLIIKADIVQMDQILLNLAVNARDSMPNGGRLTIETAISEFDDDFVRTHGFGEPGIYASLSVSDTGIGMDKETQARIFEPFYTTKDIGKGTGLGLSTVYGIVKQHNGYISVYSEPGIGTTIRVNLPMVQDSEEDNTALPITDLKGGNETILLAEDDIYSRKLVSLVLSGRGYSVVECVDGVDAVERYGALRDKIAMIILDVVMPRKNGMEAYNEIKAIKPDAKVLFVSGYTADIVLGKGFSDAETDFLSKPLSPSILLMKIREILDK; encoded by the coding sequence ATGAAAAGAACATTATCCGTCAAAACCGCAGTCATGGCGCCTTTCATTGTTGTATTCCTGCTGACTTTACTCGTCATGGGTCTCATTCTGCATAATAATTACAGATGGTTTTCTAAAGAGCAGGGGGAGCGGATCGTCAGCGCCCTTATGGACAGCTCCCAGCAGAAATTCCACGCCATGCTTCACGACCCGCTTACTTTTAATCAGTTGTACACAGAGACAATCGCCCAGCAAAAGCTGTTCGGATCGGAAAAAATTGAACAGGTAGAGGAATATACCATCAGGATCTGCAACATCATCCTGAATGACTTCCCTCAAATCAGCGTTGTGGCCTTCGGTAATGAACAGGGAAACTACACCGGTATTCGCCTGGATCACAAAAACCGGATATTGAACCTGATGCTTCAGGACTCAAGAACAGACGGGACGTTGCGTATTTATGAAGGAGAGTCTACATATTCCGCAATCCTCGCTGAATATGAAGACTACGATCCCAGGGTCAGACCCTGGTATGTCCCTGCGAAAGACCTGGGCCGGGCCCTATGGACGGAGATCTATGTCAATTACGACGAACGCATGGAGGCGACCATTTCCTCTTCCCTACCCGTGTTCAACAGCAGCGGGCAACTGGAGGGCGTCTCGATTATTGATGTCAAACTTGAAGGGATCAGTACGTTTCTTCTGGATCAGCAGAAGAAGGCTGGCGGCGCTTTTTATATCACCGATGCCCGGGGTCAGATTGTCGCTCATTCTGATGAAACCCCCGTCGTTATTCCCATAAATACACAACCCCCTTCCGGCGAATGGCATTTAGCCATAGACAGCAGGAATGAGATTATCCGGGAGACTGCAGAGTACCTGGCCGCACAACCGGAATCCCGCGAGAAAACATTTGAGTTTGAAATACAGGGACGACCCTATGTCGGCCTGCAGAGGGAAATGGAAGAACCTGCCGGACATCAATGGAAAATGGTAATCGCCCTTCCCCAGAGTACCTATGTGGAAACCATTCAACAGCAACTGACAACGTCCTTTGCCATGATCATACTGGTTATTCTGTTTGGATTGGCATCCGGTTTTTTCATGATGAGAGAAGTCACCCGCCCCATTATTCAGAGTGCGGCCGCCGCTCACAAGTTCCAGCTCGGTACCGTAGGACCAGAGCTTGAGGATATTGGCAGTTCCCGTTTTCGTGAGACCTCCGAGCTGCTTGAGTCATTCAGCGCTATGAAATCCCGCCTTGCCAAAGCTTTCCGTGAAACAAAGAATGCTGAGGACGAACTGCAGCGAATCAACAGGATTCAATCCCTGATTCTGGACAACAGCGCGGTGGGTATTGCATTTGTGCGTGATCGTATTTTCGAATGGGTGAATCCGAGATTGTCCGAGATGCTCGGCCTTCCACCGGATCAAGTAAAGGGAGCTTCCACTCGTATCATCTACAACTCGGACGAAGAATTCGAATCGAGAGGGCGCGAGGTGTATACAGCTCTCTCGAAAGGCTCCCGGTACGAATTTGAAATAAACATACATCGCAGAGATGGCAGCGAGTTTGATGGAAGAGTTGTAGGTAGAGCGGTTGATTCCACCCATACTCAGGAAGGTTTTATTTGGATATTCGAAGATATAACCCATCGCAAACAGTCGGAAAAGGAAAAACTGCTTCTTGAATCTCAATTGCGTCAGGCACAGAAAATGGAGGCTATCGGCCAACTGGCGGGCGGAGTGGCACACGATTTCAATAATATCCTTACGGCTCTCATCGGATACGGTAATCTTCTGGAGGAGGAACTCGATCGGGACAGCCCGGAGCAGGCTTATGCGCAGGAGATTCTGGCGGCATCTGAAAGAGCGGCAGGTCTGACAAAGAATCTTCTGGCTTTCAGCAGAAAGCAGGTTATGGAACTGAAGCTGCTGAATGTCAACGCCATGGTCACCGGAATGGAAAAGATGCTGCGCTGGCTTATTACGGAAGACATCGAACTGGTAACGGTGTCAGCCGACAGAGACCTGATCATTAAGGCCGATATCGTACAGATGGACCAGATATTACTGAATCTGGCCGTAAATGCGCGCGATTCCATGCCGAATGGGGGCAGACTGACCATTGAGACGGCAATATCTGAATTTGATGATGATTTTGTCCGGACCCATGGTTTTGGGGAACCGGGAATTTACGCCTCTTTATCAGTTTCCGATACCGGAATCGGGATGGACAAAGAGACCCAGGCTAGAATTTTCGAACCTTTCTACACCACTAAAGATATAGGAAAAGGAACTGGATTGGGGTTATCTACGGTATATGGGATCGTGAAACAGCACAATGGCTACATTTCCGTGTATAGCGAGCCGGGCATAGGGACTACAATTCGGGTGAATCTTCCCATGGTGCAGGATTCGGAAGAGGACAACACGGCCCTTCCCATCACGGATTTGAAAGGCGGCAATGAAACGATTTTGCTTGCAGAGGACGACATCTATTCGCGTAAACTTGTCAGCCTTGTGCTCAGCGGACGAGGATACTCTGTGGTGGAATGTGTGGACGGGGTGGATGCCGTCGAACGCTATGGCGCACTCCGGGACAAGATCGCCATGATTATACTGGATGTCGTCATGCCCCGGAAAAACGGGATGGAAGCGTACAATGAGATAAAGGCGATAAAGCCGGACGCAAAGGTACTGTTCGTCAGCGGTTACACCGCCGACATCGTTCTGGGAAAAGGGTTTTCCGATGCGGAGACCGATTTCCTTTCCAAACCTCTATCTCCGAGTATATTATTGATGAAAATCCGGGAGATCCTGGACAAATAG
- a CDS encoding type 1 glutamine amidotransferase family protein, whose amino-acid sequence MFNIYVYVLDTLADWELGYVISELNSGRFFKKGEQLVSLKTISYSGEPINTMGGMTIEPNCLIDDIAVSETSMLLLPGADTWNDPKHGAIIEKASEFLSLGAMVCAICGATAALANVGLLDKRPHTSNGPGFLEMVSPGYKGQSFYIDKPSVADNNLITASSTGALLWAKQIIEHLGVFQSNTLESWYEYFSTGEPKHFFALMQTLPSSNEN is encoded by the coding sequence ATGTTTAATATCTATGTTTACGTTCTTGATACTTTAGCCGACTGGGAACTGGGGTATGTTATTTCGGAGCTGAATTCCGGTCGATTTTTCAAAAAGGGCGAGCAACTTGTATCGCTCAAAACGATTAGTTATTCTGGGGAGCCAATCAATACAATGGGTGGGATGACAATAGAGCCCAATTGCTTAATTGATGATATTGCTGTGAGTGAAACAAGCATGTTGCTATTACCGGGCGCAGATACATGGAACGACCCAAAGCATGGCGCTATCATCGAAAAAGCAAGCGAATTTCTCTCTTTAGGCGCTATGGTGTGTGCAATCTGTGGGGCTACCGCTGCACTCGCCAACGTTGGGCTATTGGATAAGCGTCCGCATACCAGTAATGGACCGGGATTTCTTGAAATGGTTTCTCCTGGATATAAAGGGCAAAGTTTCTATATAGACAAGCCATCTGTAGCGGATAACAATCTTATTACTGCAAGTTCCACCGGAGCTTTGTTGTGGGCGAAACAAATTATTGAGCATTTAGGTGTTTTTCAATCAAACACACTGGAATCCTGGTATGAATATTTTAGTACCGGTGAGCCTAAACATTTCTTTGCCCTCATGCAAACTTTGCCGTCTAGCAATGAAAACTGA
- a CDS encoding cysteine hydrolase family protein, with product MQKKALVIIDIQNDITKNYKDVIGNINKAIDWAVNNKIYLVYIRHENLSAGTRTFKPNTHGSEFASDLKIVSKNVFTKSKGNALSCEEFTDFISKNEICDFYIAGADAIACVKSTCYNLRKANYGVNVLSDCVTSYDKRKIDEMLRYYESKGSKIIGLNDLLLNHIFESQ from the coding sequence ATGCAGAAAAAAGCCTTAGTAATAATCGATATTCAAAATGACATAACAAAGAATTACAAGGATGTTATTGGCAATATCAACAAAGCTATTGATTGGGCAGTCAATAATAAAATATATCTTGTTTATATAAGGCATGAAAATTTATCAGCCGGCACAAGGACTTTTAAGCCCAATACACATGGGTCTGAATTCGCTTCAGACTTAAAAATAGTATCAAAAAATGTTTTTACAAAATCCAAAGGAAACGCATTAAGCTGTGAAGAATTTACAGACTTTATTAGTAAAAATGAGATATGTGATTTCTACATAGCAGGTGCAGATGCTATTGCTTGTGTAAAATCGACCTGTTACAACTTACGCAAAGCAAATTATGGCGTCAATGTCCTATCAGATTGTGTTACCAGTTATGATAAAAGGAAAATTGACGAAATGCTGCGTTATTATGAAAGTAAAGGCAGTAAAATCATTGGCTTAAATGACTTGTTGCTTAATCACATCTTTGAATCACAATAA
- a CDS encoding YafY family protein: MATIHIDNKKLLVGGYQMKVDRLVSIIMILLDKKRIGAQELADMFEVSPRTIYRDIDTINMAGIPVRSTSGVGGGFEIMEKYKIDRKVFSTADLSAILMGLSSLSNMIRGDELVSALAKVKSFIPADKSKDIEIKTNQIYIDLSPWMGNRNIQPYLEIIKTALQESKLLTFEYADRYGNRTVRTAEAYQLVLKSSHWYLHGYCHKRNDFRVFKLSRTSNLKIQDDFFTPRDYQKPQLDFAEVFATMQTTIKIRIHKSVMDRVLDFCTYEHFSPEGDEHWIVSFPFIENEYYYNIIFSFGDKCECLEPLHIRTEMKRRIHDIAAIYES, translated from the coding sequence ATGGCAACAATCCATATTGATAATAAGAAACTTTTAGTAGGCGGCTATCAGATGAAAGTTGACAGGCTTGTTAGCATTATAATGATACTCCTTGATAAAAAGCGTATAGGCGCACAGGAGTTAGCAGATATGTTTGAAGTTTCACCCCGCACAATCTACCGCGACATAGACACTATCAACATGGCGGGTATTCCTGTTCGCTCAACATCAGGAGTGGGCGGCGGCTTTGAAATCATGGAGAAGTACAAGATTGATAGAAAGGTTTTTTCGACTGCCGACCTTTCCGCTATCTTGATGGGGCTTTCCAGTCTTTCCAACATGATACGAGGTGATGAACTGGTAAGCGCCCTTGCTAAAGTCAAGAGTTTTATCCCCGCCGACAAATCGAAAGACATTGAAATAAAAACAAATCAAATATATATAGATTTAAGTCCGTGGATGGGTAACAGGAACATACAACCCTATTTAGAAATTATTAAAACAGCTTTACAGGAAAGCAAGCTACTGACCTTTGAATATGCAGACCGCTACGGAAATAGAACCGTACGAACAGCCGAGGCGTATCAGCTTGTATTGAAAAGTAGTCATTGGTATTTGCACGGTTATTGCCATAAAAGAAATGATTTTCGCGTATTTAAACTATCCCGCACATCAAACCTAAAAATACAAGATGATTTTTTTACACCACGAGATTATCAAAAACCGCAGTTAGATTTTGCTGAAGTTTTTGCAACGATGCAAACAACAATCAAAATTCGTATTCATAAATCTGTCATGGACAGGGTGCTTGATTTCTGCACATATGAACACTTTTCACCAGAGGGTGATGAGCATTGGATTGTTAGTTTTCCTTTCATCGAGAACGAATACTACTACAATATTATTTTCAGTTTTGGGGATAAATGTGAGTGTTTAGAGCCGTTACATATCCGCACAGAAATGAAGCGTAGAATCCATGATATAGCTGCCATATATGAAAGTTAA
- a CDS encoding methyl-accepting chemotaxis protein gives MLEQKSQIKIRAKLYIASSIGFLLPPPVWILLRISSGIITKDQAVKMLTLPATPVISLITMLLTLFMVKRITGFLIKNYNSEEPEIQRKASNYAAGILPLFILIEGINIIAGPVFLTLAVLGNNSVLILTAVMQGLGLIALIILPLSLYINIQVEQLASWYTVTRQNLTLPMAFKGFIVTLVPSILGMVLILGFNIEVMDFISSNELVFEESISIIIKRNIFPIVLLLLGTIVTALQYNKSIITPVVNLTRGIEKAGKGDFSSFVVRGLQDEVGLAVDSFNSMQKKLSTSLKAMENLIKELNLNGLDLQSNVDEIAASTDEMRASVENVDNQLLNQSKTMDETSAAVEQITGNIDSLSKSIQDQSANITQSVATIEEMLASIASVDKTNSSVVGYLTELKIISETGRTNMKNVVTRTDLLQNNAKKLTDANKLIADLASQTNLLAMNAAIEAAHAGDAGKGFNVVASEIRKLAVTVQEQSKSIDQALVQEIEMVKGTVVASQETESSFGVLQTNIARVNDVVEEISHAVSEQNAGGREISEALSNVTEITENVRHGSQEMNTGTGQVLSSISNLTMITTTIRQAMYEVSTGMKEINQAMVSIQEQSSNTTEKMQIISEDIGQYKLNTETE, from the coding sequence ATGTTAGAACAAAAGTCACAAATAAAAATCAGAGCAAAACTTTACATTGCTTCCTCAATAGGGTTTCTATTACCTCCACCGGTATGGATATTACTTAGAATCTCCTCTGGAATCATCACAAAAGATCAAGCAGTAAAGATGCTTACACTCCCGGCAACTCCTGTGATAAGCCTGATTACCATGCTTCTTACACTCTTTATGGTTAAGAGGATAACAGGATTTTTAATTAAAAACTATAATTCAGAAGAACCAGAGATACAAAGAAAGGCAAGTAACTATGCTGCAGGCATACTACCTCTGTTCATATTAATTGAGGGAATAAATATCATTGCCGGGCCTGTTTTTCTGACCCTTGCGGTTCTTGGAAATAATTCGGTACTTATTCTTACGGCTGTAATGCAGGGACTTGGTTTAATTGCATTGATTATCCTGCCTCTTTCTTTGTATATAAATATTCAGGTAGAACAATTAGCATCCTGGTATACTGTGACCCGCCAGAATTTGACTTTACCGATGGCCTTTAAGGGCTTTATTGTGACCCTTGTTCCATCAATCCTTGGAATGGTATTGATTCTTGGTTTCAATATTGAAGTAATGGATTTCATATCTTCAAATGAGTTAGTTTTTGAGGAATCAATAAGTATTATTATAAAGCGTAATATTTTTCCAATAGTTCTATTGCTCCTTGGAACAATAGTTACCGCACTGCAGTATAATAAATCAATAATAACACCTGTGGTCAATTTAACTCGTGGAATAGAGAAAGCAGGGAAGGGTGACTTTAGCTCATTTGTTGTAAGAGGATTACAAGACGAAGTCGGATTGGCAGTTGACTCTTTTAACTCTATGCAAAAAAAACTCTCTACAAGCCTTAAAGCAATGGAAAATCTTATAAAAGAGCTGAATCTCAATGGTTTGGATCTTCAATCGAATGTTGATGAAATTGCTGCTTCCACAGATGAGATGAGGGCTAGTGTTGAGAATGTTGATAATCAACTCTTAAATCAAAGTAAAACAATGGATGAAACTTCTGCAGCTGTAGAACAGATAACAGGGAATATAGACTCTCTATCAAAATCCATTCAGGATCAATCAGCAAATATAACACAATCTGTAGCTACAATCGAAGAGATGCTTGCAAGTATAGCCAGTGTAGATAAAACTAATAGTTCAGTAGTAGGCTACTTAACAGAATTAAAGATTATTTCAGAGACAGGGCGTACCAACATGAAAAATGTTGTAACCCGCACAGATCTTCTTCAAAATAATGCAAAGAAGCTTACCGATGCTAATAAGCTCATCGCGGATCTGGCCTCACAAACGAATCTCCTGGCAATGAATGCTGCAATAGAAGCAGCTCATGCAGGAGATGCCGGTAAAGGGTTCAATGTTGTAGCTTCAGAGATAAGGAAACTAGCCGTAACGGTTCAGGAACAATCTAAATCGATTGATCAAGCTCTTGTTCAGGAAATAGAAATGGTAAAAGGTACAGTTGTAGCTTCACAGGAGACAGAATCATCCTTTGGAGTCTTACAAACAAATATTGCCAGAGTTAATGATGTTGTTGAAGAAATAAGTCATGCGGTTTCAGAGCAGAATGCTGGTGGGCGGGAAATTTCAGAAGCTTTATCCAACGTGACAGAGATTACTGAGAATGTCAGGCACGGTTCTCAGGAAATGAATACTGGTACTGGCCAGGTTTTGAGTTCAATAAGCAATCTTACAATGATTACTACGACCATAAGACAGGCTATGTATGAGGTTTCAACAGGTATGAAAGAAATTAATCAGGCAATGGTATCAATTCAAGAACAATCTTCAAATACAACTGAAAAGATGCAAATTATTTCTGAAGATATTGGTCAGTATAAACTGAATACTGAAACGGAATAG